From Streptomyces sp. NBC_00683, one genomic window encodes:
- a CDS encoding heme/hemin ABC transporter substrate-binding protein: MRFPQNSVTAGREEGRPRIARLGAVAAVVALSLALTGCGASADPAAEPAGTAAAAAAADRVEPLATAPEPQLPVTVKSADGAEVTITSADRIVPLTGSLSEIVFTLGLGGQVVARDITATFEQAEKLPVVTRAHDVSAESVLSLKPTLVLADTTTGPAEAIGQIRDAGIALVVVEPAKELADVGRRITAVAEALGVRSAGDELRTRTESRIGAVQKTIPARREGGKPRVAFLYLRGSASVYLLGGRESGASSLLEAAGAVDAGKASGLTKDFTAITSEALAKAAPDAILVMSKGLDSVGGVDGLVKIPGVAETPAGMDRRIVSIDDGVLLNYGPRTDRVLAGLVDQLYPKGGRGK, from the coding sequence GTGCGTTTCCCCCAGAACTCCGTCACGGCGGGCCGGGAGGAAGGACGACCACGCATCGCCCGGCTCGGGGCCGTTGCCGCAGTCGTGGCGCTCTCCCTGGCCCTCACCGGCTGCGGTGCCTCGGCGGATCCCGCCGCGGAACCGGCCGGAACGGCGGCCGCGGCCGCGGCCGCCGACCGCGTCGAGCCGCTCGCCACCGCCCCCGAGCCGCAGCTGCCGGTCACCGTGAAGTCCGCGGACGGGGCCGAGGTCACCATCACCTCGGCCGACCGGATCGTGCCGCTGACCGGCTCGCTCAGCGAGATCGTGTTCACCCTCGGCCTCGGCGGGCAGGTTGTGGCCCGCGACATCACCGCCACCTTCGAACAGGCGGAGAAGCTCCCGGTGGTGACCCGCGCTCACGACGTCTCGGCGGAGAGCGTGCTGTCGCTGAAGCCGACACTCGTCCTCGCCGACACCACGACCGGTCCCGCCGAGGCCATCGGCCAGATCAGGGACGCCGGCATCGCCCTCGTCGTCGTCGAGCCGGCCAAGGAGCTGGCCGATGTGGGCCGCCGGATCACCGCCGTGGCCGAGGCGCTGGGCGTGAGGTCCGCGGGAGACGAGCTGAGGACGCGTACGGAGTCCCGTATCGGCGCCGTACAGAAGACGATCCCCGCACGCCGGGAGGGCGGGAAGCCGCGCGTCGCGTTCCTGTACCTGCGCGGCTCGGCCTCGGTCTATCTGCTGGGCGGCCGGGAATCCGGCGCGAGTTCCCTCCTCGAAGCGGCGGGTGCCGTCGACGCGGGCAAGGCCTCCGGGCTGACGAAGGACTTCACCGCCATCACCAGTGAGGCCCTCGCCAAGGCGGCTCCGGACGCGATCCTCGTCATGAGCAAGGGACTCGACTCCGTGGGCGGCGTCGACGGCCTCGTGAAGATCCCCGGGGTCGCGGAGACACCGGCCGGGATGGACCGCCGGATCGTCTCGATCGACGACGGGGTGCTGTTGAACTACGGGCCGCGCACCGACCGCGTGCTGGCCGGACTCGTGGACCAGCTCTACCCGAAGGGCGGTCGGGGCAAGTGA
- a CDS encoding HtaA domain-containing protein, protein MPPSRTVRALAVALLAVLTAALLPATAAQAASRTVQGGRLDWGIKSSFQSYVTGPIAQGSWNLTGGAATVGGSRFRFHSATGSYDPASGAFRAGFSGGVHFTGHRKAGGGNELDLTISRPTVRISGGSGTLYADMVSKDRGSGRVTSSAQVPLATLGLAGINMRGGSTPVALNNVPASLTSQGAKAFAGYYTAGTPLDPVSLSVDTAGPAAPKSASPSASPSKKASKTKDETAGRFETAAVDWGVRRTFREYVTGSIGRGRWALAGGAQDGGALFRFPQGKGTYDAAEQTLNAAFAGSVRFTGADGLDLELAGVAVRVASGKGTLLADVTRGGSTRKDVPLVTFTAKGFTPKNGLATLTEAPATLTAGGAEAFGSLYRAGTAMDPVSLAVAVDAQAELPPLPDLGSAAEPSATPAQKTAATPAAQPVAADSGSRTGTYAAVGGGALLLLAAVAAVLYVSRRRSSPDA, encoded by the coding sequence ATGCCGCCGTCACGAACTGTCCGTGCGCTCGCCGTTGCGCTTCTCGCGGTACTCACGGCGGCCCTGCTCCCGGCCACCGCCGCGCAGGCGGCGAGCCGCACGGTGCAGGGCGGCAGGCTGGACTGGGGCATCAAGTCCTCGTTCCAGAGCTACGTCACCGGGCCCATCGCCCAGGGCAGCTGGAACCTGACCGGCGGCGCCGCGACGGTCGGCGGAAGCCGGTTCCGCTTCCACTCCGCCACCGGTTCCTACGACCCCGCGAGCGGCGCCTTCCGGGCCGGCTTCTCCGGCGGGGTCCACTTCACCGGCCACAGGAAGGCCGGCGGCGGCAACGAACTCGACCTCACCATCAGCCGCCCCACCGTCCGGATCAGCGGCGGCAGCGGGACCCTGTACGCCGACATGGTCAGCAAGGACCGGGGGAGCGGCCGGGTCACCTCCTCCGCCCAGGTACCGCTGGCCACGCTCGGGCTCGCCGGAATCAACATGAGGGGCGGATCCACGCCCGTCGCCCTCAACAACGTCCCGGCCAGCCTGACTTCGCAGGGTGCGAAAGCCTTCGCCGGCTACTACACGGCAGGGACACCCCTCGACCCGGTCAGCCTCTCCGTCGACACCGCCGGCCCGGCCGCGCCCAAGTCCGCCTCCCCCTCGGCCTCCCCGTCGAAGAAGGCGTCGAAGACCAAGGACGAGACCGCAGGCCGCTTCGAGACCGCCGCAGTCGACTGGGGCGTACGCCGCACCTTCCGCGAGTACGTCACCGGTTCCATCGGCCGGGGCAGGTGGGCCCTGGCCGGCGGCGCCCAGGACGGCGGAGCTCTCTTCCGCTTCCCGCAGGGCAAGGGCACCTACGACGCAGCGGAGCAGACCCTGAACGCGGCCTTCGCGGGCAGCGTCCGCTTCACCGGGGCGGACGGTCTCGATCTGGAACTCGCCGGGGTCGCCGTGCGGGTGGCGTCGGGCAAGGGGACGCTCCTTGCGGACGTCACCCGTGGGGGCAGTACCCGCAAGGACGTTCCGCTCGTCACCTTCACCGCCAAGGGCTTCACCCCGAAGAACGGTCTCGCCACCCTCACCGAAGCCCCCGCGACCCTCACCGCCGGCGGCGCCGAAGCCTTCGGATCCCTGTACAGGGCGGGTACCGCGATGGACCCGGTCTCCCTCGCCGTAGCCGTCGACGCACAGGCGGAACTGCCCCCGCTGCCCGACCTGGGCAGCGCGGCGGAGCCGTCCGCCACACCGGCGCAGAAGACCGCCGCCACTCCCGCCGCACAGCCGGTGGCCGCCGACTCCGGCTCCCGCACCGGAACCTACGCCGCTGTCGGCGGCGGCGCCCTGCTGCTGCTCGCGGCCGTCGCGGCCGTGCTGTACGTGTCCCGGCGCCGCAGCTCACCGGACGCATGA
- a CDS encoding HtaA domain-containing protein: protein MAATRRPIALAAAVATAAALGATFALPALAADSTGARPVAAAPTTELTDGTLAWGFKESFRRYVGGAGTITVKDGAEQAAGNGVFTFVNGKGTYDTGTHGTDTAFEGGVNFNAHGGVLDITLSDVKVATVGTGGAITADVATPQGTQNDVAVAALDLSAVRPGQGAGGAMVFKDIPATLTKAGAEAFNGQYAEGTALDPATLSVKAVAAPPTTEPTPTQKPTEKPTEKPTATPTATATATDKPTSPASPSASATTPAADPGALVDGTLDWGVKKSFRTYVTGPIAKGSIETTGGATASGDGYRFPDATGRFDAEEQTLEAAFEGTVRFLGHKEGDAYTLDLSLTGLEVQVRGAAGTLIADVTTKDRETKKVTTYTGLAVADLKLPAGELAAKDGVVTLAGVPATLTADGTRAFGGMYPKGEQLDALTLAVALDKDAQLPGTTGGSGTTGGTGTTGGSTTGGSTTGGSTTGGSTTGGSTTGGTGGTVGGSGSLASTGSDVPAGALFAASGVVVAAGAGVVIAARRRRTA from the coding sequence ATGGCAGCCACCCGCCGCCCCATAGCCCTTGCCGCCGCCGTCGCCACCGCGGCCGCACTCGGCGCGACGTTCGCCCTTCCCGCGCTCGCGGCCGACAGCACGGGCGCCCGCCCCGTCGCGGCGGCCCCGACGACGGAGCTGACGGACGGCACGCTGGCATGGGGCTTCAAGGAGTCCTTCCGCAGATACGTCGGCGGGGCAGGCACGATCACCGTCAAGGACGGCGCCGAGCAGGCCGCGGGCAACGGCGTGTTCACCTTCGTCAACGGCAAGGGCACCTACGACACGGGCACCCACGGCACGGACACGGCCTTCGAGGGCGGCGTCAACTTCAATGCCCACGGGGGCGTCCTCGACATCACGCTCTCCGACGTGAAGGTCGCCACCGTAGGCACGGGCGGCGCGATCACCGCCGACGTCGCCACTCCGCAGGGCACCCAGAACGACGTGGCCGTCGCGGCGCTCGACCTGTCGGCGGTGAGGCCGGGCCAGGGTGCGGGCGGCGCGATGGTCTTCAAGGACATCCCCGCGACGCTGACGAAGGCGGGTGCCGAGGCCTTCAACGGCCAGTACGCGGAGGGCACCGCCCTCGACCCGGCCACCCTCTCCGTCAAGGCGGTCGCGGCGCCCCCGACCACGGAGCCGACGCCGACCCAGAAGCCCACCGAGAAGCCCACCGAGAAGCCGACCGCCACCCCGACGGCCACGGCGACCGCCACGGACAAGCCCACGTCACCGGCGTCCCCGTCCGCCTCTGCCACCACCCCGGCCGCCGACCCGGGCGCGCTCGTCGACGGCACCCTGGACTGGGGCGTCAAGAAGTCCTTCCGTACCTACGTCACCGGCCCCATCGCGAAGGGCTCGATCGAGACGACCGGCGGGGCCACCGCCTCGGGCGACGGCTACCGCTTCCCCGACGCGACCGGCCGCTTCGACGCGGAGGAGCAGACCCTGGAGGCCGCGTTCGAGGGCACGGTCCGCTTCCTCGGCCACAAGGAGGGCGACGCCTACACCCTCGACCTGTCCCTCACCGGTCTGGAGGTCCAGGTGCGGGGGGCGGCCGGCACGCTGATCGCCGACGTCACCACCAAGGACCGCGAGACCAAGAAGGTCACCACGTACACCGGGCTGGCCGTCGCCGACCTGAAGCTGCCCGCCGGTGAACTCGCCGCGAAGGACGGTGTGGTGACCCTCGCGGGTGTTCCGGCGACGCTGACCGCCGACGGCACCAGGGCGTTCGGCGGCATGTACCCGAAGGGCGAGCAGCTCGACGCCCTCACCCTCGCGGTCGCGCTCGACAAGGACGCCCAACTCCCCGGCACGACCGGCGGATCGGGCACCACCGGCGGTACCGGCACGACCGGCGGTTCGACCACCGGAGGTTCGACCACCGGCGGTTCGACCACCGGAGGTTCGACCACCGGCGGTTCGACCACCGGCGGCACCGGCGGCACGGTCGGCGGCTCCGGCTCGCTCGCCTCGACGGGCTCCGACGTTCCGGCCGGCGCCCTCTTCGCGGCCTCGGGCGTGGTCGTGGCAGCAGGCGCCGGAGTGGTGATCGCGGCGCGCCGTCGCCGTACCGCCTGA
- a CDS encoding PhzF family phenazine biosynthesis protein, producing the protein MNDYDVPDGIDVLHVFCGPDGRHGNALGVVRDGRRYPDNESRQALARKLGFSETVFVDDPERGNVDIRTPGLRLPFAGHPLVGAAWLLDLEVLELPVGDVFARQDGEFTWITARPEWAPPRTLERYASVAEVEALTEPPPGRGWLYVWAWEDEAAGRVRARAFPRRDDGIDEDEATGAAAMLLSAELGRALNIAQGRGSQILTAPAPDGTVEIGGRVLLAAKG; encoded by the coding sequence GTGAACGACTACGACGTACCCGACGGCATCGACGTACTGCACGTGTTCTGCGGCCCGGACGGCCGCCACGGCAACGCGCTCGGGGTCGTCCGCGACGGGCGCAGGTACCCCGACAACGAGTCCCGGCAGGCGCTCGCCCGCAAACTCGGCTTCAGCGAGACCGTGTTCGTCGACGACCCGGAGCGCGGGAACGTCGACATTCGCACGCCCGGACTGCGGCTCCCGTTCGCCGGGCACCCGCTCGTCGGCGCCGCGTGGCTGCTCGACCTGGAGGTCCTCGAACTGCCCGTCGGGGACGTGTTCGCCCGCCAGGACGGCGAGTTCACCTGGATCACGGCCCGCCCCGAGTGGGCGCCGCCCAGGACGCTGGAGCGGTACGCGTCGGTCGCCGAGGTCGAGGCCCTGACGGAGCCGCCGCCCGGAAGGGGCTGGCTCTACGTCTGGGCCTGGGAGGACGAGGCGGCGGGGCGGGTCCGGGCGCGGGCGTTCCCGCGAAGGGACGACGGCATCGACGAGGACGAGGCCACCGGGGCGGCGGCCATGCTGCTGAGCGCCGAGCTGGGCCGCGCCCTCAACATCGCACAAGGACGCGGCTCCCAGATCCTCACCGCACCCGCGCCGGACGGCACGGTGGAGATCGGGGGCCGCGTCCTGCTGGCCGCCAAGGGCTGA
- a CDS encoding biliverdin-producing heme oxygenase produces the protein MDATATTPFSTLIRTASHEQHTEAESSSFMSDMLGGRLGVDAYTRYTEQLWFVYRALEDGAQALRNDPVAGPFIQPELMRSAELERDLAHLRGAGWREGLEPLAATAAYAERVAECARDWPAGYIAHHYTRYLGDLSGGQIIRGTAEKTWGFERKGDGVRFYVFEQISNPAAFKREYRELLDAVNADDLEKQRIIDECKNAFALNTAVFHELGEVFPLSA, from the coding sequence TTGGACGCAACCGCCACCACCCCGTTCTCCACGCTCATCCGCACCGCTTCGCACGAGCAGCACACGGAGGCGGAGTCCTCCTCCTTCATGAGCGACATGCTCGGCGGGCGGCTCGGGGTCGATGCGTACACGCGCTACACCGAGCAGCTGTGGTTCGTGTACCGGGCGCTGGAGGACGGCGCGCAGGCGCTGCGCAACGACCCGGTCGCGGGTCCGTTCATCCAGCCGGAGCTGATGCGCAGCGCCGAGCTGGAGCGCGATCTTGCGCATCTGCGGGGTGCCGGCTGGCGCGAGGGCCTGGAACCGCTGGCGGCCACCGCCGCGTACGCGGAGCGGGTCGCCGAGTGCGCCCGTGACTGGCCGGCCGGTTACATCGCGCACCACTACACCCGCTACCTCGGGGACCTCTCCGGCGGCCAGATCATCCGGGGCACCGCGGAGAAGACCTGGGGCTTCGAGCGCAAGGGCGACGGGGTGCGCTTCTACGTGTTCGAGCAGATCTCCAACCCTGCCGCGTTCAAGCGGGAGTACCGGGAACTGCTGGACGCGGTGAACGCCGACGATCTGGAGAAGCAGCGCATCATCGACGAGTGCAAGAACGCCTTCGCGCTGAACACCGCCGTCTTCCACGAGCTCGGCGAGGTCTTCCCGCTCAGCGCTTAG
- the map gene encoding type I methionyl aminopeptidase has product MSGQSLLVPGEITPVRSVPGNIRRPEYVGKPAPTPYTGPEIQDSDTVERMRIAGRIAAQAMEEAAKHIAPGVTTDELDRVAHEFMVDHGAYPSTLGYRGFPKSLCSSLNEVICHGIPDSTVLRDGDIVNLDVTAYINGVHGDNNATYLCGDVDEESKLLVERTRESLNRAIKAVRPGRQINVIGRVIESYAKRFGYGVVRDFTGHGINSSFHSGLIVPHYDSPHATTVMQPGMTFTIEPMLTLGTHEYDMWDDGWTVVTKDRKRTAQFEHTLVVTETGADILTLP; this is encoded by the coding sequence ATGTCTGGCCAGTCGCTTCTCGTACCAGGGGAGATCACTCCCGTCCGTTCCGTTCCCGGAAACATCCGGCGCCCCGAGTACGTGGGCAAGCCCGCCCCCACGCCGTACACCGGGCCGGAGATCCAGGACTCCGACACCGTGGAGCGCATGCGGATCGCGGGCCGTATCGCCGCACAGGCGATGGAGGAGGCCGCGAAGCACATCGCCCCCGGCGTCACCACCGACGAACTCGACCGGGTCGCCCATGAGTTCATGGTCGACCACGGCGCCTATCCGTCGACGCTCGGCTACCGCGGCTTCCCGAAGTCCCTGTGCTCCTCGCTCAACGAGGTCATCTGTCACGGCATCCCGGACTCCACCGTGCTGCGGGACGGCGACATCGTGAACCTCGACGTCACCGCCTACATCAACGGTGTGCACGGGGACAACAACGCCACCTACCTCTGCGGCGATGTGGACGAGGAGTCGAAGCTCCTCGTGGAGCGCACCCGTGAGTCCCTGAACCGGGCCATCAAGGCGGTGCGGCCCGGCCGCCAGATCAATGTGATCGGCCGGGTGATCGAGTCGTACGCGAAGCGCTTCGGGTACGGCGTGGTGCGGGACTTCACCGGGCACGGGATCAATTCCTCGTTCCACTCCGGTCTCATCGTGCCGCACTACGACAGCCCGCACGCGACGACCGTGATGCAGCCCGGCATGACGTTCACCATCGAGCCGATGCTGACGCTCGGGACGCACGAGTACGACATGTGGGACGACGGCTGGACCGTGGTGACGAAGGACCGGAAGCGGACCGCCCAGTTCGAGCACACGCTGGTGGTGACGGAGACGGGGGCGGACATCCTGACTCTGCCGTAA
- a CDS encoding MFS transporter, which produces MTSRLLPDLSPWRSSADFRLLWIQGLITYFGSFMALIALPLQIKHLTGSPLAVGAMGAVELVPLVVFGLYGGALADSADRRKVILGTEAGLGVLALVLLANALAPEPALWPLYVVAAGVSALAGLQRPALDSLMARIVPHDQLTAAAALNSLRWQAGAIAGPALAGLVVAYAGHATAYGVTVVTFSVSVLLCLRLAAAPPAHDAQKPSLRGIAEGARYAWSRPVLLGTYAIDLAAMFFAFPNAVFPFLADELDAEWSLGLMYAAGAVGSLLLGLTSGWTSRVRRHGLFVVGGAAVWGLAIAAAGWFGNVWLVLCCLAVAGAGDMLSGLGRSTIWNQTIPEGLRGRLAGIEVLSYSVGPQLGQVRAGAMAGWTGTRSAIWTGGVACVASVALLAAALPKLLTYDSVTDEDAARRRAASTDPAGV; this is translated from the coding sequence GTGACGTCCCGCCTTCTGCCCGATCTCTCGCCCTGGCGCTCCTCCGCCGACTTCCGGCTGCTCTGGATCCAGGGCCTGATCACCTACTTCGGCAGCTTCATGGCGCTGATCGCGCTGCCGCTCCAGATCAAGCACCTCACCGGCTCGCCGCTCGCCGTCGGCGCCATGGGGGCGGTGGAGCTCGTACCGCTGGTCGTCTTCGGGCTGTACGGAGGGGCGCTCGCCGACTCCGCCGACCGGCGCAAGGTCATCCTGGGCACCGAGGCGGGGCTCGGGGTGCTCGCCCTCGTACTGCTGGCGAACGCGCTCGCGCCCGAGCCCGCGCTCTGGCCGCTCTACGTCGTGGCCGCCGGGGTCTCCGCGCTCGCCGGGCTGCAGCGGCCCGCGCTGGATTCGCTGATGGCCCGGATCGTGCCGCACGACCAGCTCACCGCGGCCGCCGCGCTGAACTCGCTGCGCTGGCAGGCCGGCGCGATCGCCGGTCCCGCGCTGGCGGGTCTGGTCGTGGCGTACGCCGGGCACGCCACCGCGTACGGCGTCACCGTCGTGACGTTCTCCGTGTCCGTCCTGCTGTGCCTGCGGCTGGCAGCGGCTCCGCCCGCGCACGACGCGCAGAAGCCGTCCCTGCGGGGGATCGCCGAGGGCGCCCGGTACGCCTGGAGCCGGCCCGTACTGCTGGGGACGTACGCGATCGATCTCGCGGCGATGTTCTTCGCCTTCCCGAACGCGGTCTTCCCCTTCCTCGCGGACGAGCTGGATGCCGAGTGGTCGCTGGGGCTGATGTATGCGGCCGGGGCGGTCGGCTCCCTCCTGCTGGGGCTGACCAGCGGCTGGACCTCACGGGTACGGCGGCACGGGCTGTTCGTCGTGGGTGGCGCGGCCGTCTGGGGGCTGGCGATCGCGGCGGCCGGATGGTTCGGCAACGTATGGCTGGTGCTGTGCTGCCTGGCGGTCGCCGGCGCGGGCGACATGCTGAGCGGGCTCGGCCGTTCCACGATCTGGAACCAGACCATCCCGGAGGGGCTGCGGGGCCGGCTCGCGGGCATCGAGGTGCTCTCGTACAGCGTCGGACCCCAGCTGGGCCAGGTCCGGGCCGGGGCGATGGCCGGCTGGACGGGTACCCGGTCCGCGATATGGACGGGCGGGGTGGCGTGTGTCGCTTCGGTCGCGCTGCTGGCTGCGGCGCTCCCGAAGCTGCTCACATACGACTCCGTGACGGACGAGGACGCGGCGCGCAGGCGGGCGGCGTCCACCGATCCCGCCGGGGTCTAG
- the npdG gene encoding NADPH-dependent F420 reductase, which translates to MTTYESGSAPKPPAKDPWDLPDVSGLTIGVLGGTGPQGRGLAYRFARAGHKVVIGSRAADRAEAAAAELGHGVEGADNAECARRSDVVIVAVPWDGHAKTLESLREELVGKLVVDCVNPLGFDKKGAYALKPEEGSAAEQAAALLPDSRVTAAFHHLSAVLLQDETIEEIDTDVLVLGEARADTDTVQALASRIPGMRGVFAGRLRNAHQVESLVANLISVNRRYKAHAGLRATDV; encoded by the coding sequence ATGACTACGTATGAGAGCGGCAGCGCACCCAAGCCCCCCGCCAAGGACCCCTGGGACCTTCCCGACGTGTCCGGGCTGACCATCGGCGTACTCGGCGGAACGGGCCCCCAGGGCCGGGGCCTGGCCTACCGCTTCGCCCGCGCCGGCCACAAGGTCGTCATCGGCTCCCGTGCCGCCGACCGTGCGGAAGCCGCCGCCGCCGAGCTGGGCCACGGTGTCGAGGGCGCGGACAACGCGGAATGCGCGCGCCGCAGCGACGTCGTGATCGTCGCCGTGCCCTGGGACGGACACGCCAAGACGCTCGAGTCCCTGCGCGAGGAGCTCGTGGGCAAGCTCGTCGTCGACTGCGTCAACCCGCTCGGCTTCGACAAGAAGGGCGCCTACGCCCTGAAGCCCGAGGAGGGCAGCGCCGCCGAGCAGGCCGCCGCCCTGCTGCCCGACTCCCGGGTCACCGCCGCCTTCCACCACCTGTCGGCGGTACTGCTCCAGGACGAGACGATCGAGGAGATCGACACCGACGTCCTGGTGCTGGGCGAGGCACGCGCCGACACCGACACCGTGCAGGCACTCGCGAGCCGTATCCCCGGTATGCGCGGCGTCTTCGCGGGCCGGCTGCGCAACGCGCACCAGGTCGAGTCGCTCGTCGCCAACCTGAT